The genomic DNA GAAGAAAATATCGATTTAAATAAACGTATGAAATGGTATACGGTAATCCAATCCATCGGTATGGTTCAATGGTATGAAGAACAAAAAAGATTTAAAGATATGAACACTTGGCTAAAATTTTTAAATGAAGTGATGAATAGCAACTTATTTATTTAAGGAGATTTCAAATATGAGAGTGCGCTATAAACCATGGGCGGAAGATTATTTAAAAGAACATCCAGATTTAGTTGATATGGATGGTACACATGCTAGTAAAATGACAGAATGGTTCGACAACGAACAACCCATTTATATTGAGATTGGTTCAGGTATGGGCCAGTTTATCACTACTTTAGCTAAACGACATCCTGAAGTTAACTTTGTGTCCATGGAACGCGAAAAGAGCGTTATGTGCAAAGTGTTAGAAAAAGTAATCGAACATGATATTTCAAATTTGAAAATGATATGTAACGATGCAATTGAATTAAACGAGTATTTTAAAGATGATGAAGTATCAAGAATTTATTTAAACTTCTCTGATCCGTGGCCTAAAAACCGTCATGCAAAACGTCGTTTAACATATCACACTTTTTTAGCTTTATATCAACAAATCTTGAAAAAAGATGGAGAGATACATTTTAAAACTGATAATAGAGGATTATTTGCGTTTAGTTTAGAAAGTATGTCACAGTTTGGAATGTACTTTACTAAATTAAATTTGAATCTTCATGATGAAGATGATGAGGATAATATATTAACTGAGTATGAGAAAAAATTCTCTGATAAAGGTTCACGTATTTATCGTATGGAAGCTAAATTTCATGATCATTTAAATCATTAATTATTAATAAACGAATCTGAGATAAAATCAAATTAAAAAACACATTACAAATTTGCAGTAGTCGACTGAACTGAGATGAGAAGTTACAATAACCAAACTCTTCTCAGTTCTATTTATGTTTACGGAGCTAGGGCGACGAATTCGAAAAGAATTTTGTTCTAGCTCCGTTTATTTTTTGGCAATTAGGATAAAGGTTTAAACAAGTCAAAGTATAAGTTTTATCATAATGCAATTAGTCTTTATAAAGAGGGATGGGATTTATGAGATTAGGTAATTTTGAAGTCAATTATCTGAATGGCGGTAAAGTGCAAATGGATGGTGGTGCTATATTTGGGGTAGTTCCTAAACCACTATGGACAAGAAAGTACGATGTGAATAGTAACAACCAAGTTCCTAACCTAACATATCTAATATTAATACAAACTGAAGACAAAAACATTATTATAGATGCAGGTATTGGAAATCATAAATTATCTGAAAAACAACTGAAGAATTATGGCGTTGAATATGAAAGTAACATTGTGGGAGATTTAGAAAGATTTAATTTAAAAGTTGACGATATTGATATGGTATTAATGTCTCATATGCATTTTGACCACGCGTCAGGATTAACAGATAACGATGGCAACGCTATATTTAAAAATGCTTTACATTATGTTCAACAAGATGAATGGCATGAATTTATTAGCCCTAATATACGTAGTAAATCTACATACTGGTCTAAAAACAGAGGAACCTATGAAACTAACATGTTATTATTTGATAAAGAAATTGAGATTTATCCTGGTATTAAAATGATACACACTGGAGGACATAGTTTTGGTCAGTCAATCATTTTAATTGAAAGCGATGGAGAGAAAGCGGTGCATATGTCAGATATTCTACCGACAAGAGCACACATGAATCCTTTATGGGTAATGGCATATGATGATTATCCAATGCAATCTATACGTGAAAAAGAACGTCTTATCCCATATTTCATAAATAATGATTATTGGTTCCTGTATTATCATGATGACAAGTATTTTGCATTAAAGTTTGAACGAGATGGTAAAACCATAAAAAAAGAAGTTAAGAGATAATAAAAAGGGTAACATGCAATTATAATAAGTAAGCACTTTATGTTTACTTATTATAATTGCATGTTACCTTAAAATGTTATTTTACAATTCTACTATGTTTAAAACTTCTCCAGTTTTAGCATCTGCATAGAAGATATATTCGATTATTTTATTATTCTTGCTTTGAGTGATACCACCTTGATAAATGAGTTTATCTGGGTAAAGGTCATTATCAAGGTATGGCTCATGAAGAATATACGAACCTCTAATGTTCATGAAATAAGATTTTGCATCCTCTAAAACCTTGTTAGGGTGTTTAACTTTGTTATTTTCAAAAATAAAATAAATCACTATTGTCGTAGTAATTCCAAATACAAACGCTAAAGGGATTAAGCTATATTTAAAAAGTGAGCGTATCATAATCTTTACTCCTCTATAAAAAGTTCATATCATTAGTGTACCATATTCAAAATGATATAATACATCTAAGGAGCGTGTAAATAAGATGCAAAACGACAAAACTTTAGAAAGAATTAAAATATTAACAGAACTGCATGGCGCACCGGGGTTTGAAGAAGATGTGCGTGCATATATGAAAAAAGAAATGTCTCCCTATGTGGATGAATTTGTTACTAATCATATGGGCGGTTTCTTTGGCGTGAAAAAATCAAAAAAAAGTAATGCAAAGCGTGTCATGATTGCCGCGCACATGGATGAAATTGGATTTATGATTACCGACATTACGCCAAACGGTATGTTGAAATTCACCAACTTAGGTGGAGTGGCTAACGATATCTGGCAAGGACAACGTTTAGAAGTGAAAAATAGAAACAATGAGAGAGTGGTAGGCGTTGTTTCTAATATTCCTAAACATTTTAGAACTGGTAATGAAGCAGCACCAGAAATTAAAGACTTAATGTTAGATATAGGTGCTGAAAGTGACAATGAAGTCCGAAATAGAGGTGTTGAAATCGGCGACACAATTGTTCCTTATACACAATTGACTCAATTAAGTGAACATCGTTTTAGTGCTAAAGCATGGGATAATCGATATGGTTGTGTGATAGCAATTGAAATATTAGAATTATTAAAAGATGTCGAACTAGATATTGATTTATATGTGGGGGCAAATGTGCAAGAAGAAGTAGGATTAAGAGGTGCTAAAGCTTCAGCAGAAATGATTCAACCTGACGTCGCATTCATTGTTGATTGTTCACCTGCAAATGATATTAAAGGAAAACAACAATTATCAGGAGAGCTAGGTGGAGGTACATTAATTCGTATTAAAGATGGAACGATGATTCTTCAACCTTCATTTAGAGATTATCTATTACAATTAGCAAATGATAATAATATTAATCATCAATATTATATTTCACCTGGTGGTACAGATGGTGGTGAAATACATAAAGCAAATCAAGGCATTCCAACTGCAGTCATTGGTGTCTGTGCGAGATACATTCACAGTACGAATGCCGTCTTTGATATTAGAGATTACTTTTCAGCACGTTCATTATTAGAAAAAGCTATCACCAATTTAACTGATACACAAATAAAATTATTACAATTTCAAGATTAGGAGAAACAAAATGATTAAATTAGAATCTGAAGAACAATTTAAATCGTTACAACAAAAAAATACGGTATTTGAATTTACAGCTGGATGGTGTCCAGATTGTCGTGTTATTGAACCCGAATTACCAAAATTAGAAAAAAAGTATACTGACTTTAATTTTGTTTCTGTTGATAGAGATGAATTTATCGATTTAGCTATTGAAAATGATATTATGGGAATCCCTAGCTTTTTAGTATATAAACAAGGTGAACTTGTAGGCAGTTATATTGGTAAAGAACGTAAATCTATTGAACAAATTGACGCATTTTTAAACCAATACGTTTAAATTTTGTTTTTTATGAAAAATTAATCGTTTAAATATAAATTTGAATTCAGGTAAAGACTGAATTTTTCTGTATCTGAACACTTATTTATTGTAAAATAAAAAAAGGTGCGAATATAGGAGTGTTAATGATGAATGTCTTTCAAATGAGAGATAAAATAAAGCAACGTTTAAATCATTTAGATGTCGACTTTAAATTCGACCGTGAAGAGGAAACGTTACGAATATATAGACAAGACAATCACAAAGGCGTAACAATAAAAATAAATGCAATTGTTGCCAAATATGAAGTTCAAAAAGAAAAAATCGTCGATGAAATTGTTTATTATGTTGAGGAAGCCATCGCACAAATGGCTGATAATAGCATAGATAAAATGAAAGATATCCAAATAATGCCTGTCATTCGTGCGACAAGTTTCGATAAAAAAACAAAAGAAGGCCATCAATTTATTATAGAAAAACATACTGCAGAAACAAATATTTACTATGCACTTGATTTAGGCAAATCATACCGATTGATTGATGAAAGTATGCTTGAATCTCTTGGCTTAACTGAACAACAAGTTAAAGAAATGTCTTTATTCAATATTCGTAAACTTGAAAATAAATATAAAACTGATGAAGTAAAAGGGAATATCTTTTACTTTGTTAATTCTAACGATGGTTACGATGCCAGTCGTATCTTAAATACGAAATTTTTAGATGATATCTATCAACAATGTGAAGGTGAAATGTTGGTTGCTGTGCCACATCAAGATGTTTTAGTTATTGCGGATATTCGCAATAAAACTGGTTATGACGTAATGGCACATCTAACTATGGAATTTTTCACAAAAGGTTTAGTACCTATCACATCACTTTCCTTTGGTTATGAAAAAGGTCATTTTGAACCAATCTTTATTTTAGGAAAGAATAATAAGCAGAAGCGCGATCCAAATGTTATTCAACGTTTGGAAGCTAATC from Staphylococcus taiwanensis includes the following:
- a CDS encoding DUF1444 domain-containing protein yields the protein MNVFQMRDKIKQRLNHLDVDFKFDREEETLRIYRQDNHKGVTIKINAIVAKYEVQKEKIVDEIVYYVEEAIAQMADNSIDKMKDIQIMPVIRATSFDKKTKEGHQFIIEKHTAETNIYYALDLGKSYRLIDESMLESLGLTEQQVKEMSLFNIRKLENKYKTDEVKGNIFYFVNSNDGYDASRILNTKFLDDIYQQCEGEMLVAVPHQDVLVIADIRNKTGYDVMAHLTMEFFTKGLVPITSLSFGYEKGHFEPIFILGKNNKQKRDPNVIQRLEANRKKFNKKK
- a CDS encoding thioredoxin family protein gives rise to the protein MIKLESEEQFKSLQQKNTVFEFTAGWCPDCRVIEPELPKLEKKYTDFNFVSVDRDEFIDLAIENDIMGIPSFLVYKQGELVGSYIGKERKSIEQIDAFLNQYV
- a CDS encoding MBL fold metallo-hydrolase — encoded protein: MRLGNFEVNYLNGGKVQMDGGAIFGVVPKPLWTRKYDVNSNNQVPNLTYLILIQTEDKNIIIDAGIGNHKLSEKQLKNYGVEYESNIVGDLERFNLKVDDIDMVLMSHMHFDHASGLTDNDGNAIFKNALHYVQQDEWHEFISPNIRSKSTYWSKNRGTYETNMLLFDKEIEIYPGIKMIHTGGHSFGQSIILIESDGEKAVHMSDILPTRAHMNPLWVMAYDDYPMQSIREKERLIPYFINNDYWFLYYHDDKYFALKFERDGKTIKKEVKR
- a CDS encoding M42 family metallopeptidase, producing MQNDKTLERIKILTELHGAPGFEEDVRAYMKKEMSPYVDEFVTNHMGGFFGVKKSKKSNAKRVMIAAHMDEIGFMITDITPNGMLKFTNLGGVANDIWQGQRLEVKNRNNERVVGVVSNIPKHFRTGNEAAPEIKDLMLDIGAESDNEVRNRGVEIGDTIVPYTQLTQLSEHRFSAKAWDNRYGCVIAIEILELLKDVELDIDLYVGANVQEEVGLRGAKASAEMIQPDVAFIVDCSPANDIKGKQQLSGELGGGTLIRIKDGTMILQPSFRDYLLQLANDNNINHQYYISPGGTDGGEIHKANQGIPTAVIGVCARYIHSTNAVFDIRDYFSARSLLEKAITNLTDTQIKLLQFQD
- a CDS encoding PepSY domain-containing protein; the encoded protein is MIRSLFKYSLIPLAFVFGITTTIVIYFIFENNKVKHPNKVLEDAKSYFMNIRGSYILHEPYLDNDLYPDKLIYQGGITQSKNNKIIEYIFYADAKTGEVLNIVEL
- the trmB gene encoding tRNA (guanosine(46)-N7)-methyltransferase TrmB; the protein is MRVRYKPWAEDYLKEHPDLVDMDGTHASKMTEWFDNEQPIYIEIGSGMGQFITTLAKRHPEVNFVSMEREKSVMCKVLEKVIEHDISNLKMICNDAIELNEYFKDDEVSRIYLNFSDPWPKNRHAKRRLTYHTFLALYQQILKKDGEIHFKTDNRGLFAFSLESMSQFGMYFTKLNLNLHDEDDEDNILTEYEKKFSDKGSRIYRMEAKFHDHLNH